In Drosophila simulans strain w501 chromosome X, Prin_Dsim_3.1, whole genome shotgun sequence, one DNA window encodes the following:
- the LOC120285365 gene encoding G2/mitotic-specific cyclin-B-like — MVGTTLKMRSDENALENFKQVQLKKLTVPSMEATTKRAALGDLQNRDISRPIAAKDAAQEDSKDLKLTDALRNAKVRVDSHWKKQPLGSTNGNGNAAVPPKVNEGGVAAFLSSNSVRNPVPTKTTVEPTKVKSSSSENVNEPTLKREDSNLSKKSLTKLRAALAKPVMGVSGIRREPVAVSRKEAETKKELPETKKDALEVKKDATRMPLIRGNSPVTTTTDTMPTTMSLSSKRLAGIEDIDANDMENLVLVSEYVNDIYDYLYQVEQDQPIHKDHLAGQKEVSHKMRAVLIDWINKVHLQFHLAAETFQLAVAIIDRYLQVVKDTKRTYLQLVGVTALFIATKYEELFSPAIGDFVFITDDTYTARQIRQMELQIFKAIDCNLSRPLPVHFLRRYSKAAGAEDEHHTMSKYFIELASVDYEMVTYRPSEIAAASLFLSLHLLNGNYRAGTGFNDRHWTPTLTFYSRYSAAHLRPITRLIAKLARDAPQAKLKAIYNKYQGSKFQKIALRTELTGALMDSIVGQSQRK, encoded by the coding sequence ATGGTGGGCACAACACTGAAAATGCGTAGCGATGAGAACGCTTTGGAGAACTTCAAGCAAGTGCAATTAAAGAAATTGACGGTTCCTTCCAtggaggcaacaacaaaacgagcGGCCTTGGGCGATTTGCAGAATCGCGACATAAGTCGTCCCATCGCAGCGAAGGATGCGGCACAGGAAGACTCCAAGGATCTCAAGCTCACAGACGCCCTGCGCAATGCCAAGGTTCGGGTGGATAGCCACTGGAAGAAACAGCCACTGGGCAGcaccaatggcaatggcaatgccgCCGTTCCGCCCAAGGTCAAcgaggggggcgtggcggcgTTTTTAAGCTCGAATTCGGTGCGCAATCCTGTTCCGACCAAGACCACTGTAGAACCTACTAAAGTTAAGTCCAGTTCTTCCGAGAACGTGAACGAGCCCACCTTGAAGCGCGAGGACAGCAATCTGTCGAAGAAGTCGCTGACCAAACTGCGTGCCGCTTTGGCCAAACCCGTGATGGGAGTTTCAGGAATTCGACGGGAACCAGTAGCTGTTTCCCGCAAAGAGGCAGAGACCAAGAAGGAACTGCCAGAAACCAAGAAGGACGCACTGGAAGTGAAAAAAGATGCGACCAGGATGCCCCTTATTAGGGGCAACAGTCCGGTCACTACGACCACAGACACGATGCCCACCACCATGTCCCTTTCCAGCAAGCGCTTGGCTGGAATCGAGGATATCGATGCCAATGACATGGAGAACCTGGTACTGGTCTCCGAATATGTGAACGATATCTACGACTACTTGTATCAGGTGGAGCAGGACCAGCCCATTCACAAGGATCACCTGGCCGGGCAGAAGGAGGTGTCCCACAAGATGCGAGCCGTGCTGATCGATTGGATCAACAAAGTCCACCTGCAGTTCCATCTGGCTGCAGAAACCTTCCAGCTGGCGGTGGCTATCATTGATCGCTACCTGCAGGTGGTGAAGGACACCAAACGCACGTACTTGCAATTGGTGGGAGTGACAGCCCTCTTCATAGCAACCAAGTACGAGGAGCTGTTCTCGCCGGCAATCGGGGATTTCGTCTTCATCACGGACGACACCTACACTGCTCGGCAGATCCGACAGATGGAGCTGCAGATCTTCAAGGCCATCGACTGTAATCTGTCGCGTCCGCTGCCGGTTCACTTCCTTCGACGCTACTCGAAGGCTGCTGGCGCCGAGGACGAGCACCATACGATGTCCAAGTACTTCATTGAGCTAGCTTCCGTGGACTACGAAATGGTCACTTACAGGCCATCGGAGATTGCAGCTGCCTCACTGTTCCTGTCGCTGCACTTGCTCAACGGAAACTACCGGGCCGGCACAGGATTCAACGACCGTCACTGGACACCCACTCTGACCTTCTACTCGCGGTACTCGGCCGCGCACTTGCGTCCGATTACCCGGCTGATCGCGAAACTAGCCCGGGATGCTCCCCAGGCCAAACTGAAGGCCATCTACAACAAGTACCAGGGCAGCAAGTTCCAGAAGATCGCGCTGCGAACGGAGCTGACCGGTGCGCTGATGGACTCGATTGTGGGCCAGAGCCAGAGGAAATAG